A genome region from Trichocoleus sp. includes the following:
- the minC gene encoding septum site-determining protein MinC gives MNSDFSVSAPLPTIAPTPVEGIPDGKDEGKDVPQVRFKSENGRLLLLLPPEIDSPSSATAWTDIWHQLKQRLNAGERFWQPNTPVHLIVRDRLLDVRQLQAIADALTNVELQLKRVYTSRRQTAVAAATTGFSVEQQSPMSGLSQPEAAGQPIADPLYLETTVRSGVEIRHPGTVVVLGDVNPGSSIIADGDVMVWGTLRGVVQAGASGNTRCLIMALRMEPTQIRIADFVARAPESSPSQFQPEVAYITNGGIRIVRTTDFSKDRLLPS, from the coding sequence ATGAATTCTGATTTTTCGGTTTCTGCTCCTCTTCCCACGATCGCCCCAACTCCGGTTGAGGGTATCCCTGATGGCAAAGATGAAGGCAAGGATGTGCCACAGGTTCGCTTTAAGAGCGAGAACGGACGGCTATTATTGCTGCTGCCACCAGAAATTGATTCGCCTAGCTCTGCCACAGCCTGGACAGATATCTGGCATCAGTTGAAACAACGTCTGAATGCGGGAGAACGCTTTTGGCAGCCGAATACTCCGGTGCATCTCATCGTCCGCGATCGGCTGCTAGATGTGCGTCAGCTTCAGGCAATTGCGGATGCGTTAACCAATGTTGAACTTCAACTGAAGCGGGTCTATACCAGCCGTCGTCAAACAGCAGTTGCGGCAGCTACAACAGGGTTTTCGGTAGAGCAACAGTCTCCCATGAGTGGCTTAAGCCAGCCGGAAGCGGCGGGACAACCGATCGCAGACCCGCTTTATCTGGAAACGACCGTGCGATCGGGGGTCGAAATTCGGCATCCGGGAACCGTGGTTGTTTTGGGTGATGTGAATCCGGGCAGCAGCATCATTGCGGATGGGGATGTGATGGTTTGGGGAACCTTACGCGGCGTGGTTCAGGCAGGTGCATCTGGGAATACTCGTTGCCTCATCATGGCACTGCGGATGGAGCCAACCCAGATTCGGATTGCCGATTTTGTTGCCCGTGCGCCAGAAAGCTCACCCAGCCAGTTTCAGCCAGAGGTGGCTTACATCACAAATGGCGGGATTCGGATTGTCCGCACCACCGATTTTTCAAAAGATCGGCTGCTGCCCTCCTAA